The Nitrososphaerales archaeon sequence ACCATCGCAATCACATGCCTTGTGCCTGCACCATAACATCCGCTGTTCTTCGTGTATCTTAACTGGTTATTTGCAGATTTGTGCGTAAGGTCTAGATCTCTTATCATTCTGATCTATTTCTTGCAGTTGTGGTTGTATTCTCATGCTTGCAGCTGAAGTCCCTTCCCCGTTCAAGGGTCTCTTGAAGAGCTTTAACGGTATTCTTAGCAAGCCCCAGCAGAGGAACCTTGCCAGCCTTGTTCTAGGATTCATTGCAGCGGAGGGAGAGAAGAATGTGAAGGGAATGGCTAACTCACTGGTACCATACAGGAATCAGAGCAGCCTTAACAGATTCATAACAGATGCAAAATGGGACTATCGTGCCCTTAACTACAGAAGGCTAAGACTTGTGGAGAAGGAGCTGGGATTGTCAGATAACTCCAATAGCAGCGATAAGCAGTGTTACTTCATAGTTGATGATACAACAGTTGAAAAGTACGGTGGTGAAGTGGTTGGATACCATCATGACTCGAAGCATGGATTAATCAGGGGGCACTGCTACGTAACTGGGCTTTGCGTATGCAGTAGCAACAGCAAAAGCAACAGCAACGGCAGATACGACGATGATGCATGGTACCCAACAGACCTGAAGCTCTACATGCCAGCAGGTTCCTCTCCCTTTTCAAAGGAGAGACTGTTCAGGAGCAAGATAGATCTTGCATGTGAGCTGATAGACGAATTCAGTCCTCCAGGTGCAGGGAAGGAGGATGAAGAAGGTGTGATGGTCTCCTTCGATGAATGGTACTTCTGCAGCGAGGTCGTGAAACATGCAGAAGGCAGAGGCTTCCAATGGACAAGTGAAGCAAAGAGCAACCGCATCATCTTATATCAGGATGAAAGGCTCCATGTGGGCGAGCTTGCAGACATAATGAAACCATTCTTCAGGGATGTTGAAGTTGATGGGGAGCTATACCAGTGCTGCGATCTGCAGGTATACATGCCAAGGATAGGCAAGGTCAGGCTGGTCTTCAACTGCAAGGCAGACACAAAGGACATGCACAATATGTGTACGAGTATAACAAATGAAAGTGAGCCATTCACAGCAAATATTGTGAAGAGGAGCTTGAAGAGGTCAGAGATCGAATCGTTCTACTGGGATGTGAAGAACGTGATTGGATTTGGAGAGTATAGATTCAGGGAGAGCGAAGCGGCGATAGTACACTCGCACCTAGTCTTCCTTGTCTATACACTGCTCCAGATCCTGAAGAAGAGAATGGAGAGCAGAGATGAAGAAAGGAGGGAAGTTATGATGAAAGGTAAGGGAAAGAGATGCAGCATAGGAGAAGCATGCGCATGGCTCAGGGACAGATGCCTCCTATCATTCTGCATCTGGATCAAAGATAAGCTCGCAGCAGGACTTGATATCACAAAGATAGCAGGGATGATACGACCACAAATCTGCAAATAACCAGCTAATTTTCGCATAAGAAATTTTGTATTAAAGCATTCATTTCTAATTTGTGTAATAACAAGCTCTAAAGAATGAATGAATTTTAAGAATGCGAATTTCGTTAACTTTCACAATTGCATTTGTTAACGAAGTTCTACATGACATTGCGGGACTAGTGCTCAAATAAGATAGACAACAATTAATGAAAATCTTATTTGGGAACCTTTTTATGGACAGTTATATTCATGAAAGTGCAGAAAGATGGATTCACTGAAAGAAGATGATTCTGCTGTCAGTCCAGATAACGCAGTAATACTAGAAGAATCGATTGAAATTCTTAGTACCGATGATCAGCGTTTAAAGATAATAGGCGAAGAGCTGTCAAATGATATAGGAAGGGCTGTATTAACCAAGTTATTTGAAAGGGTTACCAGTATATCTGAAATAGCTCGTTCTCTAAATGTTTCTGTTCCACTGGTTAGTTGGCATATTCAAAGACTTTCTAAAGCTGGATTAATTGACATACAACACATAAAATTAAGCAGTAAGAATAAGGAGGTTCGACACTACATGCCCGTAAAGTTCGCATTAATAATCATACCTTTTACGGTTACAAGAGCAACCTATTATTCAAACATTCTTAAGAGCGCCATTATGAAAATTTACCGCAATCTTCCTGTAGTAGCTACATTCATTGGAAGTGCTATTGGCATATACATGATACAGAGAACTATCACAACAGATAGACCCGTCTTTACTATAGAAAATCCTGACCGAACCCCTGCAATTTTCATAAGCTCTGACCTGGTAATCTCTTTAGCTATTGGTGCATCTATTTCCACTGGCATATGGTGGCTTATCAAATTCTTAAGAAAGCGTGCTAAAGCCAGAATATTTTGATTTATCTGTTAACTAATTTTCAGATAAAAAAGTTCGGAGTGTGGAAGATTTTTACCACAGCTGTGTTCCGGGTGTGATCTTAGTTGTCGAGTAATACCATTGGACGGTTCCGGCAGGAAGTGTTGAGCCACTTTTAAGCTTGTAGTCAGCATTAGCATCTGCCTGGCTCGAACCTATGGTTGGGGTATCAGTCTAGGTGGAACCCTGTGGCTTGTAGGTTATGTACGAATTGTTTGTTTTGTCAGTGTCTATCCTAGTTGTTGAATAAGCTGATAGGTTCTTAAGATATGTAACGCCTCCAGATAGTGCCACATATCCCATGTCGTACTGTTTCACCTTCCATCCAGATGTGTTCACTCCAGTTTCTGCTCCAAATTGTAAGAACTTTATCTTTCTATTGGAATTATCCTGCGGTGCTGTTATGATCTTTATGCCAGCTGAGAAGTACTTTGTTGGATCTGTACTCAGTTTTGTATAGGTTGACGTGAAGCTTTGAGAACTTCCATCTGTGTAGTGTGGTTCATAGTACCACTTAACCTTTGTGCTACCTCCTGAAACGTTCCACCAGAATGTTTGATACACATAGGCTATGTTGCTGAACGTTCCTAGCTGTTGACATTGACCTGTAGATGCACAATCCTCTCTCAATGTAAATAGTTCCCAGACATTATAGGCTCCCTTGATGTTGTATGGTGAACTACTGAGCAGTTGTATACCACTTTGGTAGCTCCATCCTGTTGGCTCTGCATTATCATTCCATCCTCCAGTTGATAGTACACTAGCTACCCAACTAGTAAGACTGGACGTTGATGTTCCTGCAAAGTTGTTGTAGCCGAAGATTTGGGTGGCCTTTACTACTGTTTGGCTTGTATATCCGCCAACATATGGTTCTGCAAATGCCTGTGTAGGAAGCATCAGTAGTGGAAGAAGGGATACAAGAACAATGTATTTTTGTTTGCATGTTCATTCTTATCCCACCACTTTTACTCGAACCGAATCTCCAAAGATTCCAACATCGTATGGGCTTCCTCGTTCTGGCGATGTGAATGAGGGCGAGAAGTTCGCTGCTTTGTTTACCATTTCATCAGACCAGTTTTGAGGTATGGTTATGTACATGTCTATCGACTTTGTTTCTCTTGGTGCCAAGGTAACTGCGTTTGGAACAAACCGAACTAGTGGGCTCAGATCTATTGCTCCGGGTATATCTATACCTTCTTTTATTGCGTTGGTCCTTTCTTCTACTGTTGTAGTTGCAAGTACAGATGGTGGTAGTAGTTTACCCTGTATTCCATTGGCAATAACAGTTACAGAAGTGAATGGATTTGTGCCTGCTATATGAGTTATCTGGAAAGTTACCTTTATTGTACTTCCTCTGCTTACTTCAATTTCGTTTCGATCTGCTTTGATGATAATGGCTGATCTCCCACCGCTATTCACGAAATCATCTGGAGTAGCACGGAAGGTAAGCGGCTTATCATCTGTTGGTGAAGTAGCTGTGGCAGTTCTTAAATCTACATTAGGTGATAGTGACTGCGCTTGAACAATACCAACTGTCAATGCTAAAGCTGCTGCAGCTATTCCTGCTAGATACCATTGTTTTTTGATAGTCATTAACTAAGCCATAATTTTATGAGATGATAAGTTTTGATTAAATTGAAATTTAATCTAATTTTCGCATAAGAAATTTTGTATTAAAGCATTCATTTCTAATTTGTATAATAACAAGATCTAAAGAATGAATGAATTTTAAGAATGCGAATTTCGTCAATTTTTAGATGATGTTTTCCCGATTATTTTGACAAAAATCTAACTGGTTATTTGCAGATTTGTGCGTAAGGTCTAGATCTCTTATCATTCTGATCTATTTCTTGCAGTTGTGGTTGTATTCTCATGCTTGCAGCTGAAGTCCCTTCCCCGTTCAAGGGTCTCTTGAAGAGCTTTAACGGTATTCTTAGCAAGCCCCAGCAGAGGAACCTTGCCAGCCTTGTTCTAGGATTCATTGCAGCGGAGGGAGAGAAGAATGTGAAGGGAATGGCTAACTCACTGGTACCATACAGGAATCAGAGCAGCCTTAACAGATTCATAACAGATGCAAAATGGGACTATCGTGCCCTTAACTACAGAAGGCTAAGACTTGTGGAGAAGGAGCTGGGATTGTCAGATAACTCCAATAGCAGCGATAAGCAGTGTTACTTCATAGTTGATGATACAACAGTTGAAAAGTACGGTGGTGAAGTGGTTGGATACCATCATGACTCGAAGCATGGATTAATCAGGGGGCACTGCTACGTAACTGGGCTTTGCGTATGCAGTAGCAACAGCAAAAGCAACAGCAACGGCAGATACGACGATGATGCATGGTACCCAACAGACCTGAAGCTCTACATGCCAGCAGGTTCCTCTCCCTTTTCAAAGGAGAGACTGTTCAGGAGCAAGATAGATCTTGCATGTGAGCTGATAGACGAATTCAGTCCTCCAGGTGCAGGGAAGGAGGATGAAGAAGGTGTGATGGTCTCCTTCGATGAATGGTACTTCTGCAGCGAGGTCGTGAAACATGCAGAAGGCAGAGGCTTCCAATGGACAAGTGAAGCAAAGAGCAACCGCATCATCTTATATCAGGATGAAAGGCTCCATGTGGGCGAGCTTGCAGACATAATGAAACCATTCTTCAGGGATGTTGAAGTTGATGGGGAGCTATACCAGTGCTGCGATCTGCAGGTATACATGCCAAGGATAGGCAAGGTCAGGCTGGTCTTCAACTGCAAGGCAGACACAAAGGACATGCACAATATGTGTACGAGTATAACAAATGAAAGTGAGCCATTCACAGCAAATATTGTGAAGAGGAGCTTGAAGAGGTCAGAGATCGAATCGTTCTACTGGGATGTGAAGAACGTGATTGGATTTGGAGAGTATAGATTCAGGGAGAGCGAAGCGGCGATAGTACACTCGCACCTAGTCTTCCTTGTCTATACACTGCTCCAGATCCTGAAGAAGAGAATGGAGAGCAGAGATGAAGAAAGGAGGGAAGTTATGATGAAAGGTAAGGGAAAGAGATGCAGCATAGGAGAAGCATGCGCATGGCTCAGGGACAGATGCCTCCTATCATTCTGCATCTGGATCAAAGATAAGCTCGCAGCAGGACTTGATATCACAAAGATAGCAGGGATGATACGACCACAAATCTGCAAATAACCAGATAACTTCAACAGTAGTTTTATTGAAGGCATTATGAATCTGGAATAACGAGTCATAGTCCTACCCCCTCGAACGGCGGGCGTTTACACACGCAATCCTGTTATCCAGACCCAGTCCAATATATCATTGATAGGTGCGTCGATGGGAGGAATAAATGACAAGCATGCATTTTATCATGCACCGAATATGCGCAAGTTTCCATTTAATTTTCCTTTCACAGGTATAAATGATCGATGAAAACGAATTTGTAAGGCTCGTTCGTAAGAGCAGCAATGCGTATACCTAACAACCTGACAGATGAATTTTCTATTCAACTCACCAAAACTCACCATGATATCAGCCAGAGATACCTTCATGCCATAAGGAAGCAGATAAGACACACGAAAGTAAGTGTTATGCTAGCTGATGCTCGTGTAACAGAGCATGATACATTTGATCCTCATGATGTTGCACTCTTTTATGAGATGCTTTCAGCGAGATTGCAGAACTGGTCCTCGCGGCCAATAGAGAAAACGGATGCCGGTGATCTAAGACGATTGCATACGTTATTTACTACATCAATTGAAAAATACAACTTATCATGTTACTACGGCGTACAGTATCACTCTCTTCTATTTTACAAGTTTGATTCTAGAATAAAGGACATTCAGACAGACATAACGCTTCTTGACGAGAAAATTACTATGATGAAGGAGGAGATAGCAGGTAAGGAGAACGCTGTGCTCGAGAAGGAGTTCGAGGAGAGAGGTATGGCCAATCTCGCGTTTGAAAAAACTGTTGAAATTGTGTATAATGATGAAAAACTGTATAAAGAATTAACCGATAAGATCGATGAAATAGAGAGAAACAACCCGGAGTATTTGCGGATAACAGAAAAGAGAGATAAGTTAGTGGAGGAGCTGAAGAACATGATAATAGAACTTCACCGCATAACACCTGTTCTGATAGATTACAATAAACTTATGCAGGGAGAGGAAGGTGTTACAGTATACTTTGACCTAGAGATAGAAAGGCAAGGCGAGAAGAGTGGTGTGATAAACGTCGAAAAGATTCCAAGGAAAGTTAAACAAATTATCATCGATAGATTGAAGGAAATGGGGTTGGCGTTGATGAATGCATATGCATAGGAACATCTATTAATCATCCATACAATTTATTTGCTAATGGATCTCTGGCATGTCAAATGTGGTAAATGTGGCTATGAAAAAAAACTCAACCTAGGTTCATATGATCTAGGGCAAACATTTACAGATCTTAACGAAGATTTTGCCTACTACAAATTATTTATATGTAGGAAGGAGAACGCTTTCGTGACAGTAAATGTTCATAATACGCATTTTGACAACAAATGTCCAGCTGATGGAAGTGAGCTGATGCCAGTTGTGAATATACCTCCAAACAAGTGTCCGAGGTGTAATGCAGATATCTATGCAGAGAAGATTGATCTAGGTGAAGAATTTGGGTGATATCTTGGCTAAATCAATGGCACACAAAATTATTGAATCTCATTTGGTAGACGGGAAAATGGAAGAAGGTGAAGAGATAGGCATCAAAGTAGACCGGGTCTTAATGCAAGATGCGACTGGAACCATGGCATGCCTCCAGTTTGAAGCCTTGGGGATGCCTAAAGTGAGGGTCGAACAGGCGGTTATCTATGTTGACCATAATATATTGCAGATTGGATTTGAAAATCCTGACGATCATAAATTTTTAGAAACTTTTGCCAAGAAATATGGTATATACTTCTCGAAACCCGGCAACGGAATATGCCATCAAGTAAACCTTGAAAGGTTCTCCACACCAGGCAAAGTGTTAGTTGGATCTGACAGTCATACGCCAACTGCAGGTGGTGCTGGTATGCTCGCCATCGGTGTTGGTGGTCTTGATGTTGCGATTGCCATGGGAGGGGGGCCATTCTATACTAAGATGCCAAGGATAGTCGGTGTGAAGCTAACAGGACGGCTGAAGCCATGGGTCACAGCTAAGGACGTAATACTTGAGATGCTTAGAAGGCTTACCGTTAAAGGAGGCGCGAATAGGATATTCGAATATTATGGTGAGGGAGTTAAGACATTATCTGTTCCTGAAAGAGGAACTATATGCAACATGGGCGCGGAGCTTGGTGCTACTACATCAATCTTTCCTTCCGATGAGAATACAAGGGATTACTTTAGGAGACAGAGCAGAGAGCAGGATTGGAAACCGCTAGCCCCTGATCCTGACGCTCCATACGATGAAACAATGGAGATCAACCTTAGTGAGCTTGAACCTATGATGGCATGCCCGGGTTCACCTGACAATATCAGGAAGGTTAGAGATGTGCAGGGCATAGAAGTTCAGCAGGTGCTGATAGGTTCTTGCACAAATTCTAATTACAGGGAGCTCATGATAACCGCACATCTGCTGAGGGATAGAAAGATACATCCTACCGTAACGATGGCAGTCAATCCCGGTTCTAAACAGGTATTGGAGATGTTATCAAGGGATGGAGCTGTATACAACATAGTTGCGGCTGGAGCAAGATTACTTGAACCTGGATGCCATGGATGTATAGGCATGGGCTCCGCGCCAGGCACCAATTGGGTCTCCGTTCGCTCATTCAACAGGAACTGGCCTGGAAGAAGTGGCACAAAAGATGACAAGGTTTACCTAACAAGCCCGGAGGTATGTATTGCATGCGCAATTACCGGAAAGATAACAGATCCCAGAGATTTAGGAGACTACCCAGAAATTCCTTGGCCTGACAGTTTCATCATAGACGATTCCGGGATACTGCCACCTGCAAGCGATCCTAACACTGTTCAACTGTTAAGGGGCCCTAACATTAAGCCTTTACCATTGAAAAAACCGTTGGAACAGGATCTGCAAGGAGAAGTGTTGCTCAAGGTTGATGACAACATAAGTACGGATGCTATCATGCCAGCTGGCGCTAAGATACTGCCCCTAAGGAGCAATATACCTGCAATTAGTGAGTATGTGTTTTATTGGATTGATCCCACATTTGCGAAAAGAGCAAAGGAAAAGGGCGGAGGGTTCATAGTCGGAGGCGAAAACTACGGACAGGGTTCAAGCAGGGAACATGCTGCATTGGCACCCATGTATCTCGGTATCAAGGGTGTAATTGCAAAATCTTTTGCTAGGATACATCGAGCCAATCTGATCAATTTTGGAATCATACCGTTCGAGTTTGTAAATGCGTCTGACTATGATGTGTTGCAACAAGGCACTCTGATAAAGATTAATGATATACGGGGAGCATTAACAAGTGGCTGCAAATCCATAAAGGCATTCATTAACGACAATAGTGTTTACCTTAGGATCGATTTCACACAAAGGCAGCGCAAGATATTGATAGAAGGCGGACTGTTGAATTATACTAAAAAGGCTTACACATTAAGAGGGCTTTGAATAATTAATTTCTTGAATTACTGGAACGTTAAATTGCAAATCTTGGAATTTCTATGCGCATAACACTTGGCTTATTGATCATCCTTTTGCTATCTAGCCTTACGACGACTGGATTCGAAGGTTTGCTAGAGTTATGACAACGTAGTCGAAGGCATCTATACTCTGGTTCATATCTAATCATGCAAAAATTTCAAAATTTGAATACAAACGTAGCAAAAAATAATTATTCACAGCCCTCCGTTAATGTAACGTATATCTATGACAAACTAGGTCTTATTCGCATTGATAGTAACGAAGAAGATATTGATAGCTGCAGCAATAATACCAATCATTATAGCGCTAGCTATTGCAATCCCCAAATTATCTCCCTCTGGTGGTCAAACCACTACAACGCCCTCATTGCTTAGGATCGAGTTTAGCAAGGAGGATATGAAGCGGATAAGCTATGGAGTAACAGAAAGGATTGGCGCTCTTAAGAGCGAGAGATTAACTATAGATGAAAAGGGCCAGGCCTTCTACAACATAAATACCGAAGGAGAGAAGGGCTCTCAAACTAGGTTTCAGGTAAATTCCCAGGATTTGAAGAGGTTGAAGGCTTTGATTATCGATACTGGCTTCATGCAGATACCAAAATCCGAGTTTGCTGTTAAAGATGATGCTAATGAGTTCACAAAATATACGCTCAAGGTAAGTCTGGACGGTCACACAAAGACAGTAAATTGGGTAGACGAGTCTGCATCACAAGATTTTGTTCCGCCAC is a genomic window containing:
- a CDS encoding transposase; this encodes MLAAEVPSPFKGLLKSFNGILSKPQQRNLASLVLGFIAAEGEKNVKGMANSLVPYRNQSSLNRFITDAKWDYRALNYRRLRLVEKELGLSDNSNSSDKQCYFIVDDTTVEKYGGEVVGYHHDSKHGLIRGHCYVTGLCVCSSNSKSNSNGRYDDDAWYPTDLKLYMPAGSSPFSKERLFRSKIDLACELIDEFSPPGAGKEDEEGVMVSFDEWYFCSEVVKHAEGRGFQWTSEAKSNRIILYQDERLHVGELADIMKPFFRDVEVDGELYQCCDLQVYMPRIGKVRLVFNCKADTKDMHNMCTSITNESEPFTANIVKRSLKRSEIESFYWDVKNVIGFGEYRFRESEAAIVHSHLVFLVYTLLQILKKRMESRDEERREVMMKGKGKRCSIGEACAWLRDRCLLSFCIWIKDKLAAGLDITKIAGMIRPQICK
- a CDS encoding aconitate hydratase, with translation MGDILAKSMAHKIIESHLVDGKMEEGEEIGIKVDRVLMQDATGTMACLQFEALGMPKVRVEQAVIYVDHNILQIGFENPDDHKFLETFAKKYGIYFSKPGNGICHQVNLERFSTPGKVLVGSDSHTPTAGGAGMLAIGVGGLDVAIAMGGGPFYTKMPRIVGVKLTGRLKPWVTAKDVILEMLRRLTVKGGANRIFEYYGEGVKTLSVPERGTICNMGAELGATTSIFPSDENTRDYFRRQSREQDWKPLAPDPDAPYDETMEINLSELEPMMACPGSPDNIRKVRDVQGIEVQQVLIGSCTNSNYRELMITAHLLRDRKIHPTVTMAVNPGSKQVLEMLSRDGAVYNIVAAGARLLEPGCHGCIGMGSAPGTNWVSVRSFNRNWPGRSGTKDDKVYLTSPEVCIACAITGKITDPRDLGDYPEIPWPDSFIIDDSGILPPASDPNTVQLLRGPNIKPLPLKKPLEQDLQGEVLLKVDDNISTDAIMPAGAKILPLRSNIPAISEYVFYWIDPTFAKRAKEKGGGFIVGGENYGQGSSREHAALAPMYLGIKGVIAKSFARIHRANLINFGIIPFEFVNASDYDVLQQGTLIKINDIRGALTSGCKSIKAFINDNSVYLRIDFTQRQRKILIEGGLLNYTKKAYTLRGL
- a CDS encoding winged helix-turn-helix domain-containing protein, translated to MDSLKEDDSAVSPDNAVILEESIEILSTDDQRLKIIGEELSNDIGRAVLTKLFERVTSISEIARSLNVSVPLVSWHIQRLSKAGLIDIQHIKLSSKNKEVRHYMPVKFALIIIPFTVTRATYYSNILKSAIMKIYRNLPVVATFIGSAIGIYMIQRTITTDRPVFTIENPDRTPAIFISSDLVISLAIGASISTGIWWLIKFLRKRAKARIF